One window of Mesorhizobium sp. PAMC28654 genomic DNA carries:
- a CDS encoding recombinase family protein: MGYALLKATDEDGAAQTARLLKAGCDRVYVERSFRQPRLVALLGAIKSGDVLVVDALSRLAPTPGKLSMVLGSLRILDAGLVSIEDEIDTVDWLPNQAARVFKAFDRLDHVRKANNDDFDDKQIAAARVMLSSQTMSVPEVAAQLGVRENVLLQKLGANWLVAQVLISSLHLL; this comes from the coding sequence TTGGGGTATGCCCTTCTAAAGGCGACTGACGAAGATGGGGCGGCTCAGACCGCACGCCTGCTGAAAGCAGGGTGCGACCGGGTCTATGTTGAAAGGTCTTTCCGTCAACCGCGCCTGGTAGCCCTGCTTGGGGCAATTAAGTCAGGTGATGTCCTGGTTGTCGATGCTCTTTCCAGGCTTGCCCCTACACCCGGCAAGTTGAGCATGGTGTTGGGCTCGTTGCGCATTCTCGACGCCGGATTGGTGTCGATAGAAGATGAAATTGACACTGTCGACTGGCTACCCAACCAGGCAGCCCGGGTGTTCAAGGCTTTTGACCGCCTCGACCACGTTCGCAAGGCCAACAACGACGATTTCGACGACAAGCAGATCGCGGCGGCGCGCGTGATGCTGTCGTCACAGACAATGTCGGTGCCCGAGGTAGCAGCGCAACTGGGCGTCAGGGAAAACGTCCTGCTTCAGAAGCTTGGCGCCAATTGGTTGGTTGCACAGGTTCTTATTTCGTCATTGCATCTGCTCTGA
- a CDS encoding DUF983 domain-containing protein, producing MDSGGTKVARPTLQAALKRGFMGRCPNCGQGKLYRAYLTQVENCAECGERFGDIESDDAAPWFTILLASIAAAPLYFLFQSLLASHFVVTMILLVLIVIVLILVLLPRVKGVLLSAFWLSRLDRGTSG from the coding sequence ATGGACAGCGGTGGCACAAAAGTTGCGCGTCCGACCTTGCAGGCCGCGCTGAAGCGGGGCTTCATGGGGCGGTGTCCAAATTGCGGTCAGGGAAAGCTGTATCGCGCATATCTGACGCAAGTAGAAAATTGTGCCGAGTGCGGCGAGCGCTTTGGCGATATTGAATCGGATGATGCAGCGCCATGGTTTACAATCCTGTTGGCGAGCATAGCTGCAGCTCCGCTCTATTTTTTGTTCCAGTCTCTTCTGGCATCACACTTCGTTGTCACGATGATATTATTGGTGCTGATTGTCATTGTGCTGATCCTCGTTTTGCTGCCACGGGTTAAGGGCGTGTTGCTCAGTGCTTTTTGGCTGTCACGGCTGGACCGCGGCACCTCCGGATGA
- a CDS encoding helix-turn-helix domain-containing protein codes for MITASQMRAARALLGMDQRTLAERAGVSLPTIQRMEASEGDVRDVAETHMKVISAFRAEGVEMIGDHERSNDGGRGVRLAHPVGLTGRTH; via the coding sequence ATGATTACCGCTTCGCAGATGCGAGCAGCGCGGGCCTTGCTCGGAATGGACCAGAGAACTCTGGCTGAACGTGCCGGCGTTTCGCTCCCGACCATTCAACGCATGGAGGCCAGCGAAGGCGATGTACGGGATGTAGCCGAGACACACATGAAAGTCATAAGCGCATTCAGGGCAGAGGGCGTTGAAATGATCGGCGATCATGAACGCAGTAATGACGGGGGGCGCGGCGTACGCCTGGCGCATCCGGTCGGGTTAACAGGCCGGACTCACTGA
- a CDS encoding IS3 family transposase (programmed frameshift), translated as MSPKSSSAKKPAEQVVKDIRRATRRHFSAEDKIRIVLDGLRGEDSIAELCRKEGIAQSLYYTWSKEFMEAGKRRLAGDTARAATSDEVKDLRREAGALKECVADLTLENRLLKKKHDRGWGRARMRYPASEKLEIIRIVEQSHLPTRKTLDRLGIPRRTFYRWYDRYVEGGPEALQDRPSAPSRVWNRIPPAIHDQIIELALEQSELSPRELAVRFTDETRYFVSEASVYRLLKAYDLITSPAYVVIKAANEFHTKTTRPNEMWQTDFTYFKIIGWGWMYLSTVLDDYSRYIIAWKLCSTMRAEDVTDTLDMALTASGCDQAHVHHKPRLLSDNGPSYIAGELADYIQDQRMSHVRGAPMHPQTQGKIERWHQTLKNRILLENYFLPGDLEAQIAAFVEHYNHRRYHESLANVTPADAYFGRAAAIIKQRERIKRQTIQHRRLQHRKIAA; from the exons ATGAGCCCTAAATCCTCAAGTGCCAAGAAGCCTGCCGAGCAGGTGGTAAAGGACATTCGCCGGGCGACCCGGCGGCATTTTTCAGCGGAAGACAAGATCCGGATCGTGCTGGACGGGCTGCGCGGCGAAGACAGCATCGCCGAGCTGTGCCGCAAGGAAGGGATCGCGCAGAGCCTGTATTACACCTGGTCCAAGGAGTTCATGGAGGCCGGCAAGCGCCGATTGGCGGGTGATACCGCTCGTGCTGCCACCAGCGACGAGGTCAAGGATTTGCGCCGGGAGGCCGGCGCGCTGAAGGAATGCGTCGCTGATCTGACACTGGAAAACCGTCTGCTCA AAAAAAAGCATGATCGCGGATGGGGACGAGCAAGAATGAGATATCCCGCATCCGAAAAGCTCGAGATCATCAGGATCGTCGAGCAGTCACACCTGCCAACCCGCAAAACGCTGGACCGACTGGGCATCCCGCGCCGGACCTTCTATCGCTGGTATGACCGTTATGTCGAGGGCGGGCCTGAGGCGCTGCAGGATCGGCCCTCGGCGCCGAGCCGGGTGTGGAACCGCATCCCGCCTGCCATCCATGACCAGATCATCGAACTGGCGCTGGAGCAGTCCGAGCTCTCCCCGCGCGAACTGGCAGTACGGTTCACCGACGAGACGCGCTACTTCGTGTCAGAAGCCAGCGTTTACCGGCTCCTCAAGGCCTACGATCTGATCACCAGCCCGGCCTATGTGGTGATCAAGGCGGCGAACGAGTTCCACACCAAGACGACGCGACCCAACGAGATGTGGCAGACGGACTTCACCTACTTCAAGATCATCGGCTGGGGCTGGATGTACCTGTCGACCGTGCTCGACGATTACTCCCGCTACATCATCGCCTGGAAACTGTGCAGCACCATGCGGGCCGAGGACGTCACCGACACGCTGGACATGGCACTTACTGCCTCAGGGTGCGACCAGGCCCATGTGCACCACAAGCCTCGGCTGCTCAGCGATAATGGCCCCAGCTACATCGCCGGCGAACTGGCGGACTATATCCAGGACCAACGCATGAGCCATGTCCGGGGCGCTCCAATGCATCCCCAGACCCAAGGCAAGATCGAGCGCTGGCACCAGACCCTCAAAAACCGAATCCTCTTGGAGAACTACTTTCTGCCCGGCGACCTTGAGGCCCAGATCGCAGCCTTCGTCGAACATTACAACCATCGACGCTACCACGAGAGCCTGGCCAACGTAACGCCAGCCGACGCCTACTTCGGCAGGGCCGCAGCCATTATCAAACAGCGAGAAAGGATCAAACGCCAAACCATCCAACATCGGCGCTTGCAGCACCGCAAGATCGCCGCTTAA
- a CDS encoding arginyltransferase — MTHRPQSSPQFYLTAPTLCPYLESQFERKIFAHLVDGKAAELNDHLSQSGFRRSQNIAYRPACETCHACISVRVLVKEFNTTRSMQRVWLRNRNLISSTHKAQASTEQFTLFRRYVDARHRAGGMSDMGILEYAMMVEDTHVNTQIIEYRRRRPGPLTDNTSDGVLVATALTDVMTDGLSMVYSFYDPDDRGTSLGTLMILDHINRAQALKLPYVYLGYWIEGSRKMQYKIRFIPQEHLGINGWERRD; from the coding sequence ATGACACACCGCCCACAATCTTCGCCACAGTTCTATCTGACCGCCCCAACACTCTGCCCGTATCTGGAAAGCCAATTCGAGCGAAAGATTTTCGCGCACCTTGTCGACGGGAAAGCAGCCGAACTGAATGATCACTTGTCACAAAGCGGGTTCCGGCGATCACAGAATATTGCCTATCGACCAGCCTGCGAGACCTGTCACGCCTGCATATCGGTGCGGGTCCTAGTCAAGGAATTCAATACGACCCGCTCGATGCAACGGGTTTGGCTGCGCAACAGGAATCTCATCAGTTCCACACACAAGGCTCAGGCATCAACCGAGCAATTTACCCTCTTCCGACGTTATGTGGACGCGCGGCATCGTGCAGGTGGAATGTCCGACATGGGCATCCTCGAATATGCGATGATGGTCGAAGATACGCACGTTAATACACAGATAATCGAATACCGGCGCCGTAGGCCGGGTCCACTGACGGACAACACCAGCGACGGCGTGCTCGTCGCTACCGCGCTGACCGACGTCATGACCGACGGCCTGTCGATGGTCTATTCCTTCTACGATCCCGATGACAGAGGCACGTCGCTCGGAACGCTCATGATCCTTGATCACATCAATCGGGCGCAAGCTTTGAAGCTTCCCTACGTCTATCTAGGGTATTGGATCGAAGGCTCCCGCAAGATGCAATACAAG
- a CDS encoding DUF983 domain-containing protein, whose translation MDGASRVQISDHLTPEEQEDERPTLVVAARRGLLGRCPNCGKGRLFASYLKQVNHCDVCGQQYGHIHSDDAAPWLTILVVGHLVVPTALAVESQTSLPNWISMTLWPVVAIVPRQHLCPRFEVVN comes from the coding sequence ATGGATGGCGCATCCCGTGTGCAAATATCCGATCATTTGACGCCTGAAGAGCAAGAAGACGAAAGACCCACTCTCGTTGTCGCCGCGCGCCGAGGGCTGCTTGGGCGCTGCCCCAATTGCGGAAAAGGCAGACTGTTTGCCTCATATTTGAAGCAAGTGAATCACTGCGATGTTTGTGGTCAGCAGTATGGCCATATTCACTCCGACGACGCAGCTCCCTGGCTCACGATCCTGGTTGTCGGCCATCTCGTTGTACCAACTGCCCTAGCCGTCGAAAGTCAAACATCTCTGCCGAATTGGATTTCTATGACCTTATGGCCAGTGGTGGCCATTGTTCCCCGTCAGCACCTGTGTCCCAGATTTGAGGTTGTGAATTAA
- a CDS encoding flagellar export protein FliJ, which translates to MRPRGNLVGLKQFQVNEKRRQLLQLDMMIADFDRMGRDLDVQINAEEKKAGISDINHFAYPTFAKAARLRRDNLKNSQSDLLRQRTVAEPLLAEAEAELSKAQMLESRSGRGHDLEPGNRSAMIGWAGRL; encoded by the coding sequence ATGAGACCACGTGGCAATCTTGTCGGACTGAAGCAGTTTCAGGTGAATGAGAAACGGCGGCAACTGCTGCAACTCGACATGATGATTGCCGATTTCGATCGAATGGGGCGAGATCTGGACGTCCAGATCAATGCCGAAGAAAAGAAAGCCGGCATCTCCGACATCAACCATTTTGCCTATCCGACCTTCGCCAAGGCCGCCCGTCTGCGTCGAGACAACCTCAAAAATTCGCAATCAGACCTTCTGCGGCAGAGAACCGTAGCCGAGCCACTCCTCGCCGAGGCCGAAGCAGAGCTCTCCAAGGCGCAAATGCTGGAATCGCGCAGTGGCAGAGGCCACGACCTGGAGCCCGGCAACCGAAGCGCCATGATCGGCTGGGCCGGACGGCTTTAG
- the hemA gene encoding 5-aminolevulinate synthase — MDFEALLAARLDGLHKEGRYRVFAEIERHAGSFPHATRHADGLKRDVTVWCSNDYLGMGQSPKVIAAMHEALDKSGAGAGGTRNISGNSHDHVLLERELADLHGKEAALLFTSGYVSNWATLGTLGASIPDCLILSDESNHASMIEGIRHSRAEKRIWRHNDPKDLDRILCEYGPERPKIIAFESVYSMDGDIAPIAEILAVAERHGAMTYLDEVHAVGLYGPYGGGIAEREGLMNRVTIIEGTLGKAFGVMGGYITGSAVVCDFIRSFASGFIFSTALPPAVVAGALASIRHLKTSNLERDRHQECVRKVRSRLNSIGIPCLPNPSHIVPVMVCDPVKCKWIGDILLDRYGIYLQPINYPTVPRGTERLRITPSPLHTDSDIDHLANSLSDLWSKCALARQVA; from the coding sequence ATGGACTTCGAAGCTCTCCTCGCCGCTAGGCTTGATGGCCTGCATAAGGAAGGGCGCTATCGGGTTTTTGCCGAGATTGAACGTCACGCAGGCTCGTTTCCACACGCAACTCGCCACGCTGACGGCTTGAAGCGCGACGTGACCGTGTGGTGTTCCAACGACTACTTGGGCATGGGGCAGAGCCCAAAGGTGATTGCCGCCATGCACGAAGCCCTCGATAAATCCGGCGCCGGCGCCGGCGGCACGCGCAACATTTCCGGCAATAGCCATGATCATGTCCTTCTTGAGCGCGAACTTGCTGATCTGCATGGCAAGGAGGCCGCCCTGCTCTTTACCTCAGGCTACGTGTCGAACTGGGCCACGCTCGGCACGCTTGGCGCCAGTATTCCAGACTGCCTGATTCTCTCCGACGAGAGCAACCACGCCTCGATGATAGAGGGCATCCGCCATTCGAGGGCAGAGAAACGGATTTGGAGGCACAACGACCCGAAGGACCTTGACCGCATCCTCTGCGAATACGGTCCAGAGCGCCCGAAAATCATCGCTTTCGAGTCCGTCTATTCAATGGACGGCGACATCGCGCCGATCGCCGAGATTCTCGCCGTTGCTGAACGGCATGGTGCGATGACCTACCTCGATGAGGTCCATGCCGTCGGCCTGTACGGGCCATACGGAGGTGGCATCGCCGAGCGTGAGGGGCTTATGAACCGCGTCACGATCATCGAGGGAACGCTTGGCAAGGCATTCGGTGTGATGGGCGGTTATATCACCGGGTCCGCTGTCGTCTGCGATTTTATCCGCTCATTCGCGTCTGGATTCATTTTCTCGACAGCACTCCCGCCAGCGGTCGTGGCTGGCGCGCTAGCTTCGATCCGTCACCTGAAGACATCGAACTTAGAGCGTGATCGACACCAGGAGTGCGTAAGAAAAGTCCGCAGCCGGCTTAACAGCATTGGCATCCCGTGCCTTCCAAATCCAAGCCATATCGTGCCAGTGATGGTATGCGACCCCGTAAAATGTAAATGGATCGGTGACATCTTGCTCGATCGGTACGGGATCTACCTGCAACCCATCAATTATCCGACTGTGCCGCGTGGCACGGAGAGATTGCGCATTACGCCTTCGCCGCTGCATACGGATTCAGACATTGACCATCTTGCCAACTCGCTCTCTGACCTTTGGTCGAAATGTGCGCTCGCAAGACAAGTGGCGTAA